One Brassica oleracea var. oleracea cultivar TO1000 chromosome C7, BOL, whole genome shotgun sequence genomic window carries:
- the LOC106303884 gene encoding thymocyte nuclear protein 1: protein MGKAKRYWLLKTEPSEWSWSDQDANGGISKWDGVKSKQAQKNLKSMASGDLCFFYHSGTKSRCVVGVVEVVREWYADDDDGEGVVDVKAVGEMRRFVDLKEMKGDKGIKDFVLFRQPRLSVVPVEDDVWKKICELGDGFWGNGKEDRESSDES from the coding sequence ATGGGGAAAGCGAAGCGATACTGGCTTCTGAAAACAGAGCCAAGCGAGTGGTCATGGTCAGACCAAGACGCGAACGGCGGCATCAGCAAATGGGACGGGGTCAAGAGCAAACAAGCCCAGAAGAATCTCAAGTCCATGGCTTCAGGCGACCTCTGTTTCTTCTACCATTCCGGTACGAAATCGAGATGCGTTGTGGGTGTGGTGGAGGTGGTTCGTGAATGGTACGCAGATGATGATGACGGAGAAGGAGTGGTTGACGTCAAAGCTGTTGGAGAGATGAGGAGATTTGTCGATTTGAAGGAGATGAAAGGAGACAAAGGGATTAAGGATTTTGTTTTGTTTAGACAGCCGAGGTTGTCTGTTGTTCCAGTGGAAGATGATGTTTGGAAAAAAATTTGTGAACTGGGAGATGGGTTTTGGGGAAATGGTAAGGAAGATCGTGAAAGTAGCGATGAGTCTTAA